A single window of Mycosarcoma maydis chromosome 1, whole genome shotgun sequence DNA harbors:
- a CDS encoding uncharacterized protein (related to ERD1 protein, required for retention of luminal ER proteins), producing the protein MSDPGTSAPSIGNDPIYDDRLWSFSAFFPPPYRVLLLASLGLLLFAMNVLVLESKGIDLFALFRADAAEKRRPIPSSSNGFHRSTTGASTQYGSYHNVASSSTALSSSENRDAAILPMPNRSSEASASAAVLTARPLLAFGALQLFWSLLGWASYRFYVDSLIGDPKGRHAQALQAITVTGAFAALLWPGNLFFKPMRKAFGRSICIIFSPSLTQPITFSDVILADILTSFAKVLGDVWLTACFLVPRKEHHTWWNGKGSIAVPVLISLPYAIRFRQCLSEYVVSRTIDNASKNKRALWNAAKYASALPVIWLSAWYEADKNPRGHQGEWVTRYMLWFLAVCVNSIFSFWWDVTNDWGLSLLQPSNMRSMAQVVQHAAHIHRRRTSYMPLPLGEQAETLPMSNFRADEKPDLTSNLHASSLAVPPINTSSGPASSHGRTLSAMERLLRPSPSLLFPGWMYQCAILLDLLLRFFWSLKLSSHLHHLVEWQGGMFSMELLEILRRWIWVFFRVEWEVVRRRESARSRAHVAMD; encoded by the coding sequence ATGAGTGATCCCGGCACTTCTGCACCGTCGATCGGCAACGATCCGATCTACGACGACAGGCTCTGGTCGTTTTCGGCGTTTTTCCCACCGCCGTACCGCGTGCTTTTGCTCGCGTCGCTCGGCCTGTTGCTCTTCGCCATGAACGTCTTGGTGCTTGAATCCAAAGGAATCGATCTGTTTGCGCTCTTCAGAGCGGATGCCGCCGAAAAGAGACGTCCAATACCTTCAAGCTCGAACGGATTCCATCGTAGCACCACAGGCGCAAGCACTCAGTATGGGTCGTATCACAACGTCGCTTCCTCAAGCACCGCTTTGTCGTCCAGCGAGAACCGAGACGCGGCTATCTTGCCGATGCCAAATAGGTCGTCGGAAgcatcggcatcagcagcagtacTGACAGCAAGGCCGCTGTTGGCGTTTGGCGCGTTGCAGCTCTTCTGGTCGTTGCTTGGCTGGGCATCGTATCGGTTTTACGTCGACAGTCTTATCGGCGATCCAAAGGGTCGACACGCACAAGCGTTGCAAGCGATCACAGTGACGGGCGCGTTTGCAGCGCTTCTGTGGCCGGGCAACCTTTTCTTCAAACCGATGCGCAAAGCCTTTGGTCGATCAATATGCATCATCTTCTCGCCTTCTTTGACGCAACCGATCACGTTTAGCGATGTGATACTCGCTGATATCCTCACTTCGTTTGCCAAAGTGCTCGGAGACGTCTGGCTGACAGCGTGCTTCCTGGTGCCGCGCAAAGAGCACCATACCTGGTGGAATGGCAAAGGATCCATCGCAGTACCTGTGCTCATCTCGCTACCTTACGCGATTCGATTCCGACAGTGTCTCTCGGAGTACGTAGTGTCTCGTACGATCGACAATGCAAGCAAGAACAAGCGTGCGCTGTGGAATGCAGCCAAGTATGCATCCGCTCTTCCTGTGATTTGGCTGAGCGCATGGTACGAAGCCGACAAAAACCCACGAGGTCACCAAGGAGAATGGGTGACACGCTACATGCTCTGGTTCTTGGCGGTATGTGTGAATTCGATCTTCAGCTTTTGGTGGGACGTTACCAACGATTGGGGATTATCTCTGTTGCAACCTTCTAACATGCGCTCGATGGCTCAAGTAGTCCAGCATGCAGCGCACATTCATCGAAGACGAACGAGCTATATGCCGCTACCTCTGGGTGAGCAGGCCGAGACTCTGCCCATGTCGAATTTCCGCGCCGACGAGAAGCCCGATTTGACGTCGAATCTGCATGCATCCTCGCTTGCCGTTCCACCGATCAACACCTCCAGTGGACCCGCGTCAAGTCATGGTCGAACACTCTCGGCGATGGAACGTCTGCTCCGGCCGTCTCCATCCCTGCTCTTTCCAGGCTGGATGTATCAGTGTGCGatcctgctcgatctgctgctcagGTTCTTTTGGTCTTTGAAGCTGTCTTCGCACTTGCACCATCTGGTAGAGTGGCAGGGTGGCATGTTCAGTATGGAGTTGCTCGAAATTCTGCGTAGGTGGATCTGGGTGTTTTTCAGGGTGGAATGGGAGGTTGTTCGACGCAGGGAGAGCGCAAGGTCCAGAGCGCACGTGGCGATGGATTGA
- a CDS encoding uncharacterized protein (related to NOP16 nucleolar protein involved in 60S ribosomal subunit biogenesis): MANPRQRRKARSGSTLKPSLNAKKQMKKKLARAPTIHGADVLKDNYDPKLTLRQNYARLGLVPSLDVRPNTGGTERAPSSISASSSKEGQAAVRKGMARVIRDDAGNIVDIIEADEHDQDETAWGKPLPSSIADRSDVPTFMPVSQPASNPDALQQLEQIASQAAPVERHTSQKESQWLVELVKKHDDDTQAMAKDRHLNLWQKTEGEIKRAIRKAGGFQALRTSA, encoded by the coding sequence ATGGCGAATCCACGACAGCGTCGCAAGGCGCGTTCCGGTAGCACGCTGAAACCGTCGCTGAACGCGAAAAAGCAGATGAAGAAAAAGCTTGCACGAGCCCCCACCATCCACGGGGCTGACGTTCTGAAAGACAACTACGATCCCAAGCTCACACTGCGTCAGAACTACGCTCGATTGGGACTGGTGCCTTCGTTAGACGTTCGGCCTAATACGGGCGGAACTGAACGCGCACCATCGAGTAtctctgcatcgtcgagcaaggaGGGTCAAGCAGCGGTACGGAAGGGGATGGCGAGGGTGATTCGAGATGATGCTGGTAATATTGTGGATATCATCGAGGCTGACGAGCACGATCAAGATGAAACCGCCTGGGGTAAACCGTTAccaagcagcatcgccgatCGATCCGATGTACCGACTTTCATGCCCGTCTCGCAACCTGCATCGAATCCCGatgcgctgcagcagctaGAACAAATCgcgagccaagcagcgccagTAGAACGTCACACCAGCCAGAAGGAATCGCAATGGCTCGTGGAATTGGTGAAAAAGCACGACGACGATACCCAAGCCATGGCCAAAGATCGCCACTTGAACCTATGGCAGAAAACCGAGGGCGAGATCAAGAGGGCCATCAGAAAAGCCGGTGGTTTCCAGGCATTGCGTACTTCCGCCTAA
- a CDS encoding uncharacterized protein (related to Molybdopterin biosynthesis CNX2 protein): MPIAGPSRLITRAARSASRTTPSSIRLPRQLRLLSRSTLSAKPLTAPTEVSPGTLQPYMAESAALTSNLASHQRARQRISDIDAQLEPPSPSHFLRDRHSRQHTYLRISLTEKCNLRCLYCMPEDGVPLTPHANLLSTSEVQRLATLFVSQGVNKIRLTGGEPTIRSDLPQIVTSLNTLKQHGLEQIGITTNGIALGRRKLDTLVNNGLTHLNVSLDTLDPFKFEFMTRRRGHQAVMDCIERALALGVSSVKINVVVIKGLNDTKDVADFVRYTKDKPITIRFIEYMPFDGNKWQVQKLVPYRDLVRTIQTEFPDFERVTSRDDPNDTSKHWHVPGHQGTVGFITSMTDNFCGTCNRLRVTADGNLKVCLFGNAEVSLRDAMRTGFGPIASLSTGSNGAPATDDQLLQLIGAAVGRKHAKHAGMRDPTELANRTLSRRDLHSVQLEAQALLTSSLLFLPFENSGSNKPSSTRPGVFMRRSSLPEATGFHSRVLAIKRAFHSSAGRQREHQYDRNNEDDDNPWGDLDKAFENLADKSLYKQVYHKHPSVDATAELPEPSQAKSSAAKHPISEMEEAIFAQAGAAAVKTMSRRSHIADMGAVSGVRFSDAPPSVPSRVGLPANYGGSDDAFGLQAAPRTSAKWSEYMQNSSEDDDSPWSSLDAFVDNPDSSAQFAVPLPLQHQQDVMQLSAQHYNQQDQVPRQQYHEHSSSQQLKINSKEAFAANDDLLRQQLELQTYQTGSLEEAEFARAGAAAVTQLFNDAPVPTRPAADEQNSHRLSHIDPATGSASMVDVSAKLSTSRSATAVGRVYMPHSAAILLRATETQQGISGKGPVLHTAQLAGIMAAKRTAELIPLCHPLPLTHVEVKLDINASTEQADEISWITVECTARTEGQTGVEMEALTGCTLACLTVWDMVKAVAGKTMRIGEIMVISKRGGKSGDWERSV, encoded by the exons ATGCCGATAGCTGGGCCAAGCCGGCTGATCACAAGAGCAGCCCGCTCTGCTAGCAGAACAACTCCATCAAGCATACGATTACCCAGACAGCTGCGGCTCTTGTCGCGCTCAACTTTGTCCGCCAAACCATTGACAGCGCCAACAGAGGTATCGCCGGGCACACTTCAGCCGTACATGGCAGAGAGCGCCGCTTTAACCTCCAATCTGGCGTCGCACcaacgagctcgtcaaagaATCTCGGACATCGACGCGCAGCTCGAACCACCATCCCCCTCTCACTTTCTCCGCGACCGTCATTCTCGACAGCACACCTACCTTCGCATCTCGTTGACGGAAAAGTGCAACTTACGATGCCTCTACTGCATGCCCGAAGATGGCGTACCTCTCACGCCACATGCAAATCTTCTTTCCACGTCCGAGGTCCAACGCCTTGCGACGCTCTTCGTCTCGCAAGGTGTCAACAAGATTCGATTGACAGGTGGAGAGCCCACCATTCGCTCAGATCTGCCCCAGATCGTCACCTCACTCAATACACTCAAGCAGCACGGGCTTGAGCAGATCggcatcaccaccaacggCATCGCACTTGGCAGGCGCAAGCTCGATACACTCGTTAACAACGGTCTCACTCATCTCAATGTCTCGTTGGACACTCTCGACCCGTTCAAATTCGAGTTCatgacgagaagaagaggccaCCAAGCTGTCATGGATTGCATCGAGAGGGCCCTCGCACTAGGTGTCTCCAGCGTCAAAATCAATGTGGTCGTCATCAAAGGTCTCAACGACACAAAGGATGTCGCTGACTTTGTGCGCTATACCAAAGACAAGCCTATCACCATCCGCTTCATCGAG TACATGCCCTTTGACGGAAACAAGTGGCAGGTCCAAAAGCTCGTGCCCTACCGTGATCTCGTCAGGACAATCCAAACAGAGTTCCCTGATTTCGAGCGTGTCACAAGCCGCGACGATCCCAACGATACCTCCAAACACTGGCATGTGCCCGGTCATCAAGGCACCGTCGGCTTCATCACCAG TATGACGGATAATTTTTGTGGTACGTGCAACAGACTCCGCGTTACTGCGGACGGCAATCTCAAG GTCTGCCTCTTTGGCAACGCCGAAGTTAGCCTTCGTGATGCGATGCGAACCGGCTTTGGCCCCATCGCTTCTCTCAGCACAGGCTCAAATGGCGCACCCGCGACGGACGATCAGCTGTTGCAACTGATTGGAGCTGCCGTGGGTCGCAAGCATGCTAAACATGCTGGGATGCGTGATCCCACCGAGTTGGCCAA TCGGACTCTTTCACGCCGCGATCTGCATTCAGTACAGCTTGAAGCGCAGGCCTTGCTCACCTCCTCGCTCCTCTTTCTACCCTTCGAAAATTCAGGATCAAACAAGCCGAGCAGTACGAGACCTGGCGTGTTCATGAGACGCAGCAGCCTGCCTGAAGCGACAGGCTTTCACAGCAGAGTTTTGGCCATCAAAAGGGCGTTCCACTCCTCAGCAGGCAGGCAACGAGAGCATCAGTACGATCGAAATaatgaggacgacgacaaccCTTGGGGCGATCTTGACAAGGCCTTCGAGAACCTCGCAGATAAATCTCTATACAAGCAAGTCTACCACAAGCATCCGTCTGTCGATGCCACTGCAGAACTTCCGGAACCGTCACAGGCCAAGTCAAGCGCAGCCAAGCATCCAATCTCTGAGATGGAAGAGGCCATCTTTGCTCAAGCAGGTGCTGCGGCTGTCAAAACCATGTCTCGACGATCACACATTGCAGACATGGGTGCAGTGTCAGGTGTAAGATTTTCAGATGCACCACCTTCGGTGCCATCGCGCGTCGGATTGCCAGCAAATTacggtggaagcgatgaTGCCTTTGGTTTGCAAGCAGCTCCAAGAACAAGTGCCAAGTGGTCCGAATACATGCAAAACAGTagcgaggacgatgacTCGCCTTGGTCATCACTGGATGCGTTTGTGGACAATCCCGACTCGTCGGCGCAATTTGCAGTGCCTTTGCCGCTGCAACATCAGCAGGATGTCATGCAGCTAAGCGCACAGCACTACAACcagcaagatcaagtcCCGCGGCAGCAGTATCACGAGCATTCCAGCTCGCAGCAACTGAAGATCAATTCGAAAGAAGCATTCGCTGCCAACGACGATTTGCTGCGCCAACAGCTCGAACTGCAAACATATCAGACCGGATCTCTagaagaagccgagttcgctcgagcaggtgCAGCCGCAGTAACTCAGCTGTTCAACGACGCACCTGTGCCCACTCGACCCGCTGCGGACGAACAAAACTCTCACCGATTGTCGCACATCGACCCGGCCACCGGATCGGCCTCGATGGTGGACGTATCTGCCAAGCTCTCCACGTCGCGTTCGGCTACGGCTGTAGGTCGAGTCTACATGCCTCACTCTGCCGCCATTTTGCTGCGCGCCACCGAGACGCAACAAGGCATCTCTGGAAAAGGCCCTGTGCTACACACTGCACAACTAGCAGGCATCATGGCAGCAAAGCGTACCGCCGAGTTGATCCCATTGTGCCACCCATTGCCGCTTACGCACGTCGAGGTAAAGCTCGATATCAACGCTTCCACCGAGCAGGCAGACGAGATCAGCTGGATCACGGTTGAGTGTACGGCAAGGACCGAGGGTCAGACTGgggtcgagatggaagcaCTCACGGGTTGCACGCTGGCCTGCTTGACCGTGTGGGATATGGTAAAGGCGGTTGCGGGCAAGACAATGAGGATCGGTGAGATCATGGTGATCAGCAAACGTGGTGGTAAGAGCGGCGATTGGGAGCGTAGCGTTTGA
- a CDS encoding Phenylalanine ammonia-lyase → MAPTADVLPPVEASTRPGLLVQPSDTKLRKASSFRTEQVVIDGYNLKIQGLVASARYGHVPVLDPSAETRKRIDDSVQSLIAKLDRGESIYGINTGFGGSADSRTANTRALQLALLQMQQCGVLPVPSTFPTGEPSSAPFALPLTDTESSLIMPEAWVRGAIVVRLSSLMRGHSGVRWEVLDKMQKLFLQNNVTPVVPVRSSISASGDLSPLSYVAGALAGQRGIYCFVTDGRGQRVKVTADEACRMHKITPVQYEPKEALGLLNGTAFSASVAGLATYEAENLASLTQLTTAMAVEALKGTDASFAPFIHEIARPHPGQIKSAKFIRALLSGSRLAEHLENEKHVLFSEDNGTLRQDRYTLRTASQWVGPGLEDIENAKRSVDIEINSTTDNPMIDPYDGDGRIHHGGNFQAMAMTNAVEKIRLALCAMGKMTFQQMTELVNPAMNRGLPANLASTPDLSLNFHAKGIDIALASVTSELMFLGNPVSTHVQSAEMANQAINSLALISGRQTLQAIECLSMIQAWSLYLLCQALDIRALQYKVAEQLPTLILASLHSHFGEWMDETKQQEIAAQVLKSMSKRLDETSSKDLRDRLVETYQDASSVLVRYFSELPSGGGADPLRNIVKWRATGVADTEKIYRQVTIEFLDNPYACHASHLLGKTKRAYEFVRKTLGVPMHGKENLNEFKGEFEQWNTTGGYVSVIYASIRDGELYNMLSELERDL, encoded by the coding sequence ATGGCTCCAACCGCAGACGTGCTCCCTCCCGTCGAGGCATCCACGCGTCCAGgcttgctcgtccagcCTTCGGATACCAAACTTCGCAAAGCATCGTCCTTCCGAACCGAGCAGGTCGTTATCGACGGCTACAATCTCAAGATCCAGGGTCTCGTCGCTTCCGCTCGATACGGTCACGTTCCCGTCCTCGACCCCTCCGCTGAGACGCGAAAGCGTATTGATGACTCGGTCCAGTCCTTaatcgccaagctcgaccgtGGCGAGTCAATCTACGGCATCAACACGGGGTTCGGTGGGTCCGCCGACTCGAGGACCGCCAACACACGTGCGCTTCAGCTGGCCTTGCTCCAGATGCAGCAGTGTGGCGTGCTCCCCGTGCCATCCACATTCCCCACGGGCGAACCCAGCTCGGCACCCTTTGCACTCCCTTTGACGGACACAGAGTCTTCACTGATCATGCCGGAGGCATGGGTAAGGGGTGCCATCGTGGTTAGGCTCAGCTCTCTGATGCGCGGTCATTCGGGTGTGCGTTGGGAggtgctcgacaagatgcAGAAGCTTTTCCTCCAGAACAACGTCACTCCAGTCGTACCAGTCAGGTCGAGTATCTCGGCCAGTGGTGATCTTAGCCCACTTAGCTACGTAGCCGGTGCGCTTGCCGGTCAGCGTGGCATCTACTGCTTTGTCACCGACGGCCGTGGTCAGCGTGTCAAGGTGACTGCGGATGAGGCTTGTCGCATGCACAAGATCACCCCCGTCCAGTATGAGCCCAAGGAGGCGCTTGGTCTGCTCAACGGCACCGCTTTTTCAGCCTCTGTTGCGGGTCTCGCTACCTACGAGGCCGAAAATCTAGCCTCTCTGACGCAGCTCACCACCGCTATGGCCGTCGAAGCCCTCAAGGGTACCGATGCCAGCTTTGCTCCTTTCATTCACGAAATCGCCCGCCCGCATCCTGGTCagatcaagagcgccaaGTTTATCCGCGCGCTTCTTTCCGGCTCTAGGCTAGCAGAGCATCTCGAAAACGAAAAGCACGTCCTCTTCTCCGAAGACAACGGAACGCTGCGTCAGGACCGTTACACGCTGCGAACCGCCTCCCAGTGGGTCGGCCCGGGTCTCGAGGACATCGAAAACGCAAAGCGATCCGTCGACATTGAGATTAACAGCACCACAGATAACCCCATGATCGACCCGTACGACGGCGACGGTCGCATCCACCACGGAGGCAACTTCCAGGCCATGGCCATGACGAATGCCGTCGAGAAGATCCGCCTCGCCTTGTGTGCTATGGGCAAAATGACGTTCCAGCAGATGACAGAGCTCGTCAACCCGGCAATGAACCGAGGATTGCCCGCCAACTTGGCTTCCACGCCTGATCTGTCGCTCAACTTCCACGCCAAGGGAATCGATATTGCGCTTGCCAGTGTCACTTCGGAACTCATGTTCCTCGGCAACCCCGTTTCAACGCATGTACAAAGTGCAGAGATGGCCAACCAGGCCATCAACTCGCTGGCGCTCATCAGCGGCCGCCAGACGCTGCAGGCGATCGAGTGCCTCTCGATGATTCAGGCTTGGTCGCTCTACCTCTTGTGCCAAGCACTCGATATTCGCGCTTTGCAGTATAAGgttgctgagcagctgccCACGCTCATCTTGGCATCGCTGCACAGTCACTTTGGCGAGTGGATGGATGagaccaagcagcaagagatTGCAGCACAGGTGCTCAAGAGCATGAgcaagcgtctcgacgaAACCTCGTCCAAGGACCTTCGCGATCGACTGGTCGAGACGTACCAAGACGCGTCGTCTGTGCTTGTGAGGTACTTTTCCGAGCTGCCtagcggtggtggtgcggATCCGCTGAGGAACATTGTCAAGTGGCGCGCCACCGGTGTAGCTGACACGGAAAAGATTTACAGGCAGGTAACGATCGAATTTCTTGACAACCCATACGCTTGCCATGCCAGCCACCTGTTGGGCAAGACCAAGCGCGCCTACGAGTTTGTCAGGAAGACGCTGGGTGTGCCCATGCATGGTAAGGAGAACCTCAACGAATTCAAGGGCGAATTTGAGCAATGGAACACGACGGGCGGTTACGTCTCGGTCATCTATGCTAGTATTCGAGATGGCGAGTTGTATAACAtgctgagcgagctcgaAAGGGATTTGTAG
- a CDS encoding putative purine permease produces the protein MSSKQATVTTQPFAHPEPQHISTSHELSNDGATPTTSWTRSPGLHARHVARKLTTRHAWLGDYQFGALCLPRLLPWKPDSKLNGGAAESPFYGVHDELPIAVAAICGLQHALAMLGGLITPPMIIASSLSLSAETSAYLISASLITSGLISAVQQSAIPLPFMGGRQLGTGLLSVVGTSFTTLSVTSSVFTNLYAEGVCPLNPDGSRAACPDAYGYLLGTAAVCALLEIALSFLPVKVLKRMWPPLITGTLVFFVGIKLIGESAIPSFGGGSSCHGTTKLCSGTDHRAYLWGDAHYLGLGLLAFLTVVVTEIFGSPAMRNASIAIGLLFPLVVAGPLGYMSSAPIESARPITFLWVETFQLRVYGPAVLPLLAVYISLMMECIGDVTATSEVSRVEVDGVAYDRRISGGVLVDGLAGIFSALFTVPPLSVFAQNNGVIAITKCANIQAGRWCSFWLILFGIIGKLAGCVRAIPQPVLGGVLLILFGSIAVSGIKILQCVTFTRRNRFILALSFGFGFGTLLVHDLFSNLFTYKGGNKALSGFLDSIIIVISTPFLISAVVGMIANGILPMDEEDRQLQRARESPQLAPNSASDEKLPA, from the coding sequence ATGTCTTCCAAGCAAGCCACCGTTACTACCCAACCCTTCGCTCACCCTGAGCCGCAACATATTAGCACTTCGCATGAGCTCAGCAACGACGGCGCTACTCCTACCACCTCATGGACGCGCAGCCCAGGCCTCCACGCTCGCCACGTAGCTCGCAAGCTTACGACACGCCATGCATGGCTTGGCGACTATCAGTTTGGCGCTCTCTGCCTGCCGCGCCTCTTGCCTTGGAAGCCCGACTCGAAGCTCAACGGTGGTGCGGCTGAATCTCCTTTCTACGGCGTCCATGACGAGCTTCCGATCGCAGTAGCAGCGATCTGCGGCCTTCAACATGCGCTTGCCATGCTCGGAGGCCTCATCACCCCTCCAATGATTATCGCGTCCTCGCTCAGCTTGTCTGCCGAAACGTCGGCCTACCTCATCTCTGCCAGTCTCATCACCTCAGGATTGATTTCTGCCGTTCAGCAATCTGCTATTCCTCTTCCTTTCATGGGTGGACGACAGCTCGGTACTGGCTTGCTTAGCGTAGTCGGCACGAGCTTTACCACGCTCTCCGTCACAAGTAGTGTCTTCACCAACCTATACGCTGAGGGCGTATGTCCTCTTAACCCAGATGGCAGTCGAGCCGCTTGTCCGGATGCGTACGGCTACCTGCTTGGAACCGCAGCAGTGTGTGCTTTGCTCGAGATTGCACTTTCCTTCCTCCCCGTCAAGGTGCTCAAACGAATGTGGCCTCCGCTGATCACGGGAACCCTTgtcttcttcgtcggcATTAAATTGATTGGTGAATCCGCCATCCCCTCGTTTGGTGGTGGCTCCTCATGCCACGGAACCACCAAACTCTGCTCCGGCACTGATCACCGAGCTTACCTCTGGGGTGATGCGCACTAcctcggtctcggtctCCTCGCTTTCTTGACGGTCGTGGTCACAGAAATTTTTGGCAGTCCTGCGATGCGTAACGCTTCAATAGCCATCGGACTTTTGTTCCCGCTCGTGGTAGCAGGCCCACTAGGATACATGTCTTCGGCACCCATCGAATCGGCACGTCCCATCACGTTTCTCTGGGTGGAAACGTTTCAACTTCGAGTCTATGGTCCCGCCGTTTTACCGCTCCTGGCGGTCTACATCTCGCTCATGATGGAATGCATTGGTGATGTCACGGCAACGTCAGAAGTGAGTCgcgtcgaggtggatggagTTGCCTACGATCGACGTATCAGCGGTGGTGTACTGGTCGACGGTCTTGCTGGCATCTTCAGTGCGCTGTTCACCGTGCCACCTCTCTCGGTTTTTGCGCAGAACAACGGTGTCATCGCTATCACCAAATGCGCCAATATTCAAGCTGGTCGATGGTGCAGTTTCTGGCTCATCCTGTTTGGCATCATCGGTAAACTAGCTGGTTGCGTACGAGCCATCCCACAACCCGTCCTCGGCGGCGTGCTGCTGATTCTCTTTGGCTCGATCGCTGTATCAGGCATCAAGATTTTGCAATGTGTCACCTTTACGCGAAGGAACCGTTTCATCCTGGCGCTCAGCTTTGGATTTGGCTTCGGTACCTTGTTGGTACACGACCTATTTAGCAATCTCTTCACTTACAAGGGTGGTAACAAGGCGCTCTCGGGTTTCTTGGACAGCATCATCATTGTCATTTCGACGCCATTCTTGATCAGTGCCGTCGTGGGCATGATTGCCAACGGGATCCTGCcgatggacgaggaggacaggcagctgcagcgtgcaCGAGAATCGCCGCAGCTGGCACCCAATTCCGCCTCTGACGAGAAGCTTCCTGCCTGA